A genomic segment from Syntrophotalea acetylenivorans encodes:
- a CDS encoding acyltransferase encodes MNVKKVLKLLFRLCGVPVLRGIAPLFYKKELLRGRYFDDSLEGWLWVFRGFWFQKILGFNRHLPFPASSHVHVSDPQNLILGSNVLNNFQSFGIYFQNFSGKIHLGNDCYIGPNVGLITANHDLSDPSKHLPGKDIIIGARCWVGMNSVIMPGVVLGEGTVVAAGSVVTKSFPEGNVLLAGSPVKVMKEIINS; translated from the coding sequence ATGAATGTAAAAAAAGTGTTGAAGCTGTTATTTAGATTATGTGGTGTGCCTGTTCTCAGGGGGATAGCACCCTTGTTTTATAAGAAAGAATTACTTCGGGGTCGTTATTTTGACGACAGTCTAGAAGGGTGGCTTTGGGTATTTAGAGGCTTTTGGTTTCAAAAAATTCTAGGGTTTAATAGACATTTGCCCTTTCCTGCCTCCTCGCACGTTCATGTTTCAGATCCTCAAAACCTTATTTTAGGCAGCAATGTGCTTAATAATTTTCAGTCTTTTGGGATTTATTTTCAGAACTTTTCTGGAAAAATACATTTGGGGAATGATTGTTATATCGGACCTAATGTCGGCCTTATTACAGCGAATCATGATCTAAGCGATCCTTCAAAGCACCTACCTGGGAAGGATATCATTATAGGGGCACGTTGTTGGGTTGGAATGAATAGTGTGATTATGCCTGGTGTTGTCCTTGGTGAAGGGACTGTGGTTGCTGCCGGTTCTGTCGTTACAAAATCATTTCCCGAGGGAAATGTTCTTTTGGCAGGTAGTCCTGTAAAAGTTATGAAGGAGATAATAAATTCATGA